A window from Symphalangus syndactylus isolate Jambi chromosome 22, NHGRI_mSymSyn1-v2.1_pri, whole genome shotgun sequence encodes these proteins:
- the LOC134735546 gene encoding uncharacterized protein has protein sequence MSKVPGTNGTWEYDGIKGTKSPVPVGPQHKIQHSSRGDLRGSGGAEMEPQRQQAASSRLIQSLHCSEEPKLTTAWIVLLRRDTSSREDSQPTLRDSGWSSASLQGGGAGTHRPLLSRLVSAPAWEPGPRLTFLSMSLGCVWSVCPWGCLWGHVAPLGCLVGFLFSPTSCLAFLHSEMRHLLLAFLWSLCPSLSSRLCGASPSVDLWPPVLLGLRFGSAE, from the exons ATGAGCAAAGTTCCCGGCACCAATGGGACCTGGGAATACGATGGAATAAAAGGAACAAAGTCCCCGGTGCCAGTGGGGCCACAGCACAAGATCCAGCATTCTAGTCGTGGGGATCTGAGAGGGTCTGGAGGAGCTGAGATGGAGCCGCAGAGGCAGCAGGCAGCGTCTTCGAGACTAATCCAGTCTCTTCACTGTTCT GAAGAGCCCAAACTCACAACTGCGTGGATTGTCCTCCTCAGACGAGACACTTCATCCAGAGAGGACTCTCAGCCAACCCTAAGGGATTCGGGCTGGAGCTCTGCTTCTCTGCAGGGAGGTGGCGCAGGAACTCATCGTCCTCTCCTGTCCCGACTTGTCAGCGCTCCTGCCTGGGAGCCTGGACCCCGGCTCACATTTCTCAGCATGTCCTTGGgctgtgtgtggtctgtgtgtcCCTGGGGTTGTCTGTGGGGTCATGTGGCCCCGCTGGGCTGCCTGGTTGGTTTCCTGTTTTCTCCCACATCGTGTCTGGCGTTTCTTCACTCAGAAATGAGGCATCTGTTGTTGGCTTTCCTGTGGAGTTTGTGTCCCTCCCTGAGCTCCCGGCTCTGTGGGGCCAGCCCCAGTGTGGACTTGTGGCCCCCTGTGCTGCTGGGCCTCAGGTTTGGGTCTGCAGAGTAG